AAATCCTACTACAACTCTGCTGTCAACACTGCCTCTGGATACGTGAAAAACATCAAGGATATGCAGCTGGATAAGCAAGCAATGTAAGTCTTCCAGCACAGCAAATAAAAGCATTCTGCTGTAACGCGGCATTTAAACTGTCCTGTTTGTGTACTGCCCACAGTAAGGCTTATGAAGACACCACCTCGGCTGCCAAAATCTACTTTGGAATTATGCAAGACCAACTTTATCACTTTTTTTTACCACAAAATTAAACACTGCGAACATGTCTCACCCCAAAACTGAAATAACATGGACCCAGAATCCTTCTGCCACTACACTTGTGAATGAAGACAACCCGTCCCTCAAAAGGCTAAAATAACAATTGTGACTATCAGCGGGAAAGTGGATCAAATATCAGTGAGGACCAGAAAAGGAGCACACAATGTCCAACAAATATAGCTTCAAAAACAACTACACGtctatcaccacctggtggtgaatgCTTGTCTCGAACTCAATGTCATCATGTCTGTGAATACATTTAAATATTTGTGTCATATCTTGCAATAaaatatttatacaaaaataTGTGTATTAT
The Thalassophryne amazonica chromosome 7, fThaAma1.1, whole genome shotgun sequence genome window above contains:
- the apoc2 gene encoding apolipoprotein C-II, with translation MNRLLVVTVLFTLLALGAESFRLPRQVEEEEEQEGTLSVITGTLKSYYNSAVNTASGYVKNIKDMQLDKQAIKAYEDTTSAAKIYFGIMQDQLYHFFLPQN